DNA sequence from the Burkholderia pyrrocinia genome:
ACTGATGGAATTGCTGGCCTGGTGCAGGCAGAACCCGGCGAGCGGACTCTACCTGCGCCAATTGCCACTGGTAGACATAGACACGAAATGGGTTGAGGGGCGGCGTGGCGTCGTGGAACCGCTGCTTCGAATCCTTATCGGCAAGGAGGGGGATGTTCGTGAAGTCATGGGGCTGCGGCGTTCACCCGATACGGTACGGATGAGACTGCTCGATGTCGGGCTTCGCGAGCAACTGCTGGGCATGGAGGATCTTCAGATCCCCGTAGGCCAGTGGAACCATGTGTTTCGGTATCCACCAAAGCGACTACTGATTGTCGAGAACCTCGAGAGCGGGCTGGCGCTTCCGGATATCGAAGGAGTGGCAGTCGTGATGGCGCTCGGGAACAATGTGACTGCTCTACGGGGAATAGAATGGGCGCCGGCTGCGGATGTTCTCTACTGGGGCGACATCGATACTTGGGGCTTGCATATACTGTCCCGGGCTCGCGAAATCTTCCCAGATCTGAGGTCGGTTCTGATGACGGAGGAGGTCGTTGAGTCGCATCGACATCTCCTGACCGACGAGCCGACTCAGGACAAGCGGCCTGCCGTGAATCTCACGAAGGACGAAGCGCAACTACTGTCCGATCTTCAAACCGGACGATGGGGCGAACGCCGTCGTCTGGAGCAGGAGCGAATACACTGGCCAAACGCAACTGAGGAAGTTCGCCGTCAATGGACTTATTCTTGACGAAAGCGCGCGCATTCACTACTTTGGCGAAGCCAATCGTCTCTCTAGCCGTTCTGCGGATGTGGGTATGCTTAAGCGACTGTTCTATTGAGTTCGTGCAGCGTCAATCAATTTCACTGGGTGCATTCATCATTCCCTGACTTTCTACGACTGCCCTTAGCCACTGGAGCAGCCCCCTGAAACGCCGGACACAGTCACCCACTTACAATAACGGGTAGGCATAAGACTGTGTTTTTGACTAACACCAGGCAGGAAGTGATGGAAGTGTTGACGGGCCCGGAGCGTCGGCGGCGCTGGACGGCGGAGCAGAAGCTGGCGATGGTTCGCGAGAGTTTCGAGCCGGGGAAATCGGTTTCGATGGTCGCGCGCCAGCACGGCGTGAATCCGAACCAACTGTTCCACTGGCGCAAGCTGTACCAGGACGGGAGCCTGTCAGCGGTCAAGGCTGGCGAGGAAGTGGTTCCCGCCTCAGAGCTGGCCGACGCGCTCAAGCAGATTCGTGAGCTGCAACGTATGCTCGGCAAAAAGACCATGGAGAACGAGATTCTCCGCGAAGCAGTCGAGTACGGCCGGGCAAAAAAATGGATAGCGCACTCGCCCTCGCTGCCGGAGGACGACCAGTGAAACTGGTTTGTGAAGTTCTCGGCGTGTCGCGCTCGAACGTATCGGCACGACTGTCGCGTCCGGCGACGTGGCGCGATGGCCGTCAATCGAGGCAGACTGACGACGCGGTCGCAGTCGAGGAAATCCGCCGGGTCATCGGCGATTTGCCCAGCTATGGCTATCGCCGGGTTTGGGGCATATTGCGCAACGAGCGCGTCGCGGTTGGGCTGGGGCCGTTCAATGCCAAGCGCATCTATCGCGTCATGCGCACACATGGGTTGCTGATGCAGCGTCGGCCGATTCCGCTTCGCCCCCAACGTCGACACGACGGCAAGGTGGCCGTAGCGCGCAGCAATCAGCGATGGTGCTCGGACGGCTTCGAGTTCCGCTGCGACAATGGCGAGCCGCTGCGTGTAACGTTCGCGCTGGATTGCTGTGATCGTGAGGCGATAAGCTGGGCCGCCACGACGGCAGGCCACAGCGGCGACATCGTGCGAGACGTGATGCTGGCTGCAGTGGAAAATCGGTTTGGCAACGAACTGCATACACGTCCGAAATCGAGTGGCTGAGCGATAATGGTTCGGGCTACACGGCCGACGACACGCGCCGGTTCGCAGTGGCCATCGGCCTGAAGCCATTGACCACACCGGTGTGCAGCCCACAAAGTAATGGGATGGCCGAGAGCTTCGTAAAGACGATGAAACGCGACTACGTCGCCTTCATGCCGAAGCCGGACGCAGCGACTGCTGCACGCAACTTGGCCATCGCGTTCGAGCATTACAACGAGAAGCATCCCCATAGCGCGCTGAAATTCCGCTCGCCTCGCGAGTTCCGGCGCTCGATGGATTCAGCAACCTTAGTGTGATGCTGTGTCCGGTATTACAGGGGCAACTCCAGTTTCCATGATTCTCCAGCGCGATAACGTTACCCCAGGTTCCTCACTCACTGGGGCGATTCTCCAAATAGTCATGAGCATCTCCTGTTCACCAATGAGGGCCCGGCGGGAAAATGTCGACTCTCTCCTTGGCGGCCCATCGATACTGCGCTGTCATTCATGGTATTCGAGTTTGCGTCGCATTAAAGAGAAAAACTAGACTATTTTATCGGTGATTTTCACGGACGGTATATGCTTTATATTTGCGCGAGTGGTCAACTAATGGTTTTTTGTGGATAATGTGGCTGGCGGCAACGCCATAACGCGAGGGCCGTTTATGCTTTATATGGCGGACGACTTATGCTTAACGGCACAAATGCTGCAAACCCGCGATAGCCGCAAGGCTTCGCGGGTTTTTTGTTTTTCGGGGCGTCAAGGGGATGCGGTACTACACGACCGTCGCCGTCGCGTAGGCAGCGGCGCCGGCTGCTCCGCTGTCGGTATTGAACGCGCAGGCCGAGAGGATGATCGAGGCCGTGGATTCGATCGAAGCGCTCGGGGGCGGTTGATCGACGGACGAGATGGAATCCAGGTTGGAATCCGAGCCGGCTTCGACCGGCGGCCGCATCGAACGGCGCTATCCGGAGCCGGCCAACCGCAGGTCCGGCTCGACCAGGAATTGGGATTTCACATGATCGACGACGTAGAGGACCACGCCGCTCGCCCGGCGCGTCCTCGGTGAATAGTCGAACTCGGTCGCATCGGCATCGGCGGATGCCGGCCTCACGAGAAACACGCGCATCCCGGCCTTGAATACGTGATGCGAGGGCAGGCGTTGATTGACCAGTTCGATGAATTGCCTGGCCGAGATGACGGGCATGAAAGCGGACATGGAACTTCTCCGGCGCGTACTGATAAAGCGTTCAGGACGGACGAGCGGGAAGGTTGCGGGATCTCGCGCGGTCCGAGGCCGCGGCGTCAAAGCGCACCGCGGGCCGTCGACGATTCGGCATTCAACCAGTAGCCGTGCTTGCCGTAGAACTGATGCAGCGCAATCTCGTCGCTTCGATAGACGGGCTGCGAATCGTCGTATTCGGGGCTGTGGCGAATCGAGTCGCGGTTGAGCGTGGTCGATACCGTTTCCGTGGCCCAGTCCACCCGGTCGAGCCAGTGCGTCGCGATCAGGACTTCCCTGTTGGTCAACCACCAGTTCCGCGCGCTGATCGCGAGATAGCGGATCACCCAGGCTTCATCGTCGTAGATGAAGTCAGACACGCGGCCGATGCGTCCGGCCGTGGTTTCGAGCCGATAACCCTTGACCTTGCCGGTGCCGCGCAGATGCGTATCCGTCGGCGCATCTGCTGGCGCATCGCCCGGCGTTGCGCAGGCGGGCAGCGGATTTCCCGCCTCGAGATCTTGCGACAGGGCGGCAGAATGGAACGCTGGGGATGCGGCCATGCCCCACAGGTTCGGGCCACCCCAGTAGGGCGGGTAATGGTAGTAACGCAGGTATTCGATTTCGTGTTGGCGGGATACCGGCTTGTGTGCGTCCAGGTCCGGGCTGTCTCCTACCTGTTGGCGCGTAAGGTCGACATGCAGCGTGCTGGACCGGGAGTCGGTGTGCTTGACGGAATAGGGCGAGATGAGCACCAGCCTCTCGTGCAGCCAGTCGCCCGTCTCGACGACGAGGTAGCGGATGCACCAGTTGTCGTCGTCGAAATAGGCTTGATTGACGTGTCCGATGTCGCCGTCCTTCGCGCGCACCGCACTTCCGTGCAATTCCTTGATGCTTCGTAGCATGATGTTCTCGTCAGATCGATGCGCGGCATGTCGATGATCCGGCTGAACCGCATGCCGTGCGGTGGCGTCCAGTCGCTCGCTCGTGGATCCGGAGCGATTCGTGCCGCTCCCGTTCATGCACGCGGTAGGTGTACAGGCTGGCGTGGCGTCGTGACGGATGTACGGCATGCTTTCACGGTACTGGAAACGGACGGCCGGCGCGGTACGACAGCGTACAAAGTGTGCACCGGATCGAACATGGATCTGTCGGATCGATGCAGATCCGGATAACGAATCGACCGGAATCGGAAGGACGATGCGTTGCTGGCCTTCACAAGTCGCGCGGACGGTGGCGTCGAGTGGATGCCTGGCGGCCACGCCTTCCTGTCACGCACATTGGCCACTGACGGCGCAATCGCATCGAGGATTGTCGTTTCATCGGTAGTACTACGGATGTAATCAATGCAGGGCGTACCGGTGCGAGCTTGCCGGCTCGAGAGGCCGTTGCGCAGGCAGCCGCTTGTGCGCGGAGGGGGCGCTGCTCATGTCTACATGAACCAGATAAACGTATGGCGTGCGTGCCGGGATGCCGAAATGTTCACGATGTATCGTTCGGACTGGCCGTTGTAGCTGGCATTGATCGCATAACGTCCGTTCCTCAGATTGGCCAGCATGAACGGGCCATCAGACGGCGCCTCCAGAATCGTATTGCCTTTCATGTCCGTGATGGTCACCAGTACGTCGGACAAGTATTCGTTCCCGCTTGGGGCCCGGCGGACGAAGGTGAGCACGAGAGCGTAGTCGCGCATGACGCCCTTGATGGCGACCGATTGATCGAGTCCGATGCCGCCCGACAAATAGGCAACCTGATCGGTGTGCTGCACCGGAGGGAGGTTGTCGTCGGCTGCAACCGGGGCGATTCCAACTAACGTGGCGCTTAGAAGGAGCGCGCGCACCAAGGACGCGGATGTTTTCATGACGGATCTCCTGGAGGATTCGGAGGGGAGTCGAGGTGTGGCGGTAGCGCCGGTCTGACTGACAGGACCGGCTCGCCTCGCCTCTCACCAATGCGGCTATTCGCGCCGCATGTCTGTCCGGTGCCGGACGCTTGCTCTTCATCAGATTGCGCTGCGTCCGAGTCGTCGTACGCGTCTGCTTCGGCAACCCGAGCATCGCGCGGCCTGCGGGCGCATCTACGCTAGCCGACCGACAGGCTATTTGACCAGCCGCGCTTCGCGGCTGCGTGTCGCGAGCAAGGGCAAATGCCTAGCACGGTAGCGAGCAGAAGGATAGTTCGCACGCTGCTGGAAGCGATGCAGGCAGCATGCCGCATGCGCTGCTTGTGCCCGCATCGATCTCCACCCTGACCATCCGCGCGAGCGTTTCCGCCGCGAGCGACAGCGGCGTGTCGCGCATCTTCAGGACACCGCCGCAGGGAAAACACGGAGAGGGTGCCGTCCCGATGGCAATCGAAGTATGCTGTGGCGCGGCACGGTCCGCGCGCGATGCCTTTCGGGCGCCCGGGTAGCCGTCGAGCCCCGTGATCCATCCGGTGGCCAGAATAAACATACTTCGCCGGGGAGTGGCGACGGCAATCATGATCATGCTGCGTTCGTGGGGTGCGATTCTTTCGTTGCTGGCGCTTGTCGCGTGCGCCAGCCTGCCGCCGCAGGCCGACCGCGCGCCGACACATGCGTTCGCCGACACGGAAAACACGCGGCTGGGCGTTGCGTTCCGCCAGCAGGCCGGCATGCATCCGGGGCAGGACGCGTTTCATCTGCTGACCGATCCGGTCGATGCGCTGGATGCGCGTGTGCTGCTTGCGGACCGCGCGGACCGCTCGCTGGACCTCCAGTACTACATCTGGCACGACGACCTGACCGGGCACGAACTGGCCGACGCGATCATTCGCGCGGCCGATCGCGGCGTGCGCGTCCGCGCGCTGCTCGACGATCTCGGCACGAACGCGGACGACCGCAAGCTGCTCGAGATCAGCTCGCACCCGAACATCGAGATCCGGCTGTTCAATCCGGTTGCCACGCGCACGTTCAAGAAGATCGGCACGGTGTTCGAGTTCTCGCGCGTCAACCGGCGCATGCACAACAAGGCGATGATCGCGGACAACCAGGCGGCGATCGTCGGCGGCCGCAATATCGGCGACGAATACTTCGGCGCATCGTCGATGCTGGAGTTCGGCGATCTCGATGTCGTCGTCCATGGTCCGGTCGTGAAGGACATCTCGACGGAATTCGATACGTTCTGGAATTCCCCGTATGCGTATCCGATCGACGCGCTGGTCGGGCACGACGCGGCGCCGGGCGGGCTGGACCGCGAGCGCGAACGGTTGCGCGACTACCTGAGGGCGATGGAGGACAATCCTTACGTGCTCGAAGCGAGGCAACGGCTCGACCGGATCGTTCATGGGCAGGGCACGGAACTGTCGTGGGGGCGCGCGACGGTGCTGTACGACGATCCGTCGAAGATCGCGCATTCGCCGAAGGACAGCGACGGGCATCTGATGCCGCAGTTGCGCGCGCTCGCATTGCAGCCCGAACATGACCTGCTGATCGTGTCGCCGTATTTCGTGCCGGGCAAGGCCGTCGTCGAGCGGCTGCGCGCGCTCGCGGCGCGCGGCGTGCGCGTGACGGTGCTGACCAATTCGCTCGCGTCGACCGACGTGGCGGCCGTGCATGCCGGCTACCGTCGCTACCGAAGCGATCTCGTGGCGGCCGGCGTGCGGCTTTACGAGCGGCGGCCGTCGGGCGACAAGAGCATTTCGAAGCAGGTCATCATCGGGTCGTCGCGTGCGTCGCTGCATGCGAAGACCTACGTGTTCGACCACAAGAGCATTTTCATCGGATCGATGAACCTCGATCCGCGCTCGCTGAACCTCAATACGGAGATCGGCGTTTACTGCGAGAGTCCGGCGATTGCGTCGCAGGTTGCAAACGACCTGGAATCCCGACTCGACCGGATCGCGTGGCGCGTCGAGCCGAGGACCGATCCGGCGGGGAAAGGGCAGCTCAAGTGGGTTCAGACCGATTCGGACGGGAAGCTCACCGAGCTCGATCACGAACCGGAAGTGTCGGCTGCGCGTCGGATGGAAGTCTGGTTTCTCGGGCTGTTTCCGATCGAATCGCAACTGTGAGCGACGATGCGTCGTGCTGCGCTCAGCACCGCGTGCGGCCGTGCTTTTCGATGACGTCCGCGAGCTGGATCGTCGCTGTCTCGATCATCGCGTCGGTCAGCCCGGAATACCCGAGCACGAAGCCGTTGTACCGGCGGCCGTCGCCGACGGCGTAGCTGCTCAGCGGCTGAAGCAGCAAGCCATGCGCGGACGCGGCGCGCGCGACTTCGGTGTCGTGCTGCGGTAGCGCGAGATCCGCGGAAAGATGCATGCCGCCCGGGCTTTCCCGAACGCTCAACGATGTGCCGAGATGGCGGGCGAGTGCCGCTTCGAGGCTGCTGCGCCGCGCGGCGTACAGCGCCCGCATGCGGCGCAGGTGCCGCGCAAAGAGGCCGGTGTCGATGAATTCGGCCATCGCCAGCTGATCGGCCGAATGGCCGCGATGGACGAGTTCGCGCAGCGTCCTGGTGAAGCGGTCGACCAGCACCGGTGGCACCACCATGAAGCCGAGCCGGAGGGCGGGAAACATCGTCTTGCTGAACGTGCCGAGATAACAGACGGGCGCGTCGGCATAGAGGCCCTGGATCGCCGGGAGCGGCTGGCCGCCATGGCGGAACTCGCTGTCGTAATCGTCCTCGATGATC
Encoded proteins:
- a CDS encoding Wadjet anti-phage system protein JetD domain-containing protein produces the protein MPLNELGGALLPDDLAVACRRQLERYQADWLAQPLEGSWPLSVALRGPSDRLAASAPGAMRAWLGAWNDFDRVSKDKGRRSAAVWRSVNWRTMGSVTVPEKVLFEDAQAVADCAGLRRHWDTLHARWRKIGERYPVLAGQRDCTNAVIRTADWSDDDFRRLMELLAWCRQNPASGLYLRQLPLVDIDTKWVEGRRGVVEPLLRILIGKEGDVREVMGLRRSPDTVRMRLLDVGLREQLLGMEDLQIPVGQWNHVFRYPPKRLLIVENLESGLALPDIEGVAVVMALGNNVTALRGIEWAPAADVLYWGDIDTWGLHILSRAREIFPDLRSVLMTEEVVESHRHLLTDEPTQDKRPAVNLTKDEAQLLSDLQTGRWGERRRLEQERIHWPNATEEVRRQWTYS
- a CDS encoding PRC-barrel domain-containing protein is translated as MLRSIKELHGSAVRAKDGDIGHVNQAYFDDDNWCIRYLVVETGDWLHERLVLISPYSVKHTDSRSSTLHVDLTRQQVGDSPDLDAHKPVSRQHEIEYLRYYHYPPYWGGPNLWGMAASPAFHSAALSQDLEAGNPLPACATPGDAPADAPTDTHLRGTGKVKGYRLETTAGRIGRVSDFIYDDEAWVIRYLAISARNWWLTNREVLIATHWLDRVDWATETVSTTLNRDSIRHSPEYDDSQPVYRSDEIALHQFYGKHGYWLNAESSTARGAL
- a CDS encoding carboxypeptidase regulatory-like domain-containing protein produces the protein MKTSASLVRALLLSATLVGIAPVAADDNLPPVQHTDQVAYLSGGIGLDQSVAIKGVMRDYALVLTFVRRAPSGNEYLSDVLVTITDMKGNTILEAPSDGPFMLANLRNGRYAINASYNGQSERYIVNISASRHARHTFIWFM
- a CDS encoding phospholipase D family protein, which translates into the protein MIMLRSWGAILSLLALVACASLPPQADRAPTHAFADTENTRLGVAFRQQAGMHPGQDAFHLLTDPVDALDARVLLADRADRSLDLQYYIWHDDLTGHELADAIIRAADRGVRVRALLDDLGTNADDRKLLEISSHPNIEIRLFNPVATRTFKKIGTVFEFSRVNRRMHNKAMIADNQAAIVGGRNIGDEYFGASSMLEFGDLDVVVHGPVVKDISTEFDTFWNSPYAYPIDALVGHDAAPGGLDRERERLRDYLRAMEDNPYVLEARQRLDRIVHGQGTELSWGRATVLYDDPSKIAHSPKDSDGHLMPQLRALALQPEHDLLIVSPYFVPGKAVVERLRALAARGVRVTVLTNSLASTDVAAVHAGYRRYRSDLVAAGVRLYERRPSGDKSISKQVIIGSSRASLHAKTYVFDHKSIFIGSMNLDPRSLNLNTEIGVYCESPAIASQVANDLESRLDRIAWRVEPRTDPAGKGQLKWVQTDSDGKLTELDHEPEVSAARRMEVWFLGLFPIESQL